CAACCTGGGGTCGGTGTATCCGTTGGCGTACTTCGCCATGACCCAGGCGCTGGTTCGCTCGGGTATGGCCGACGATCGGCCGATCAGCCTGCTCGACACCGCCGGCACGCAGGTGCAGGTGGCCCCCATCGACGCCACCGTTGCCCTACTCCAGCGGGAACGGCCACGCCTCCTCGCGGAGGCCGGGGTCACAGAGCCGGGCGGCTGCCTGCGCGTGCAGGTGACCGGCGTGGTCGATGGCGAACCCCACACCTACGTGTGTTCATTGAACTCACAAGGGGCGGGTGCGGGCGAAGGCACCGGCATACCGGCGGCGCTTGGCGCAGCCCTGATGCAACGAGGCATCCTCGGCGAGACTCCGGGCGTGTATCCACCCGAGGCGATCGTGCCGGTTGACGACATTCTGAATCTGGCGAGCACCGTGGTGAGCACCCTCGGCATCGGTCGCGCCGGCGCCGGACACGGCGCCGCAGGGATCCCTTTAACCATCGAACACACCAGCCCGGACGGAACCACCGAGATCATCCCGATGGCGCTGGGCTGAGCCTTGAACGGAGCAACTTGATGACCATCTCGACACCGAGCAACCCCGCATCCTCCACAACGCCGGGGCCTGACGATCCGGTGGTATTGGCGGTGGACCTGGGTACTGGCGGCCCCAAGGTCGCGCTCGTGTCATTGGGTGGTCCGATCATCGGGTCCGCCTATCGCCGGGTGGAGCCGAAGGTGGCCTCGGACGGCACCGCCACCCAATCGCCGGACGAATGGTGGACCGCGGTCACCGACGGCGCTGCCGAACTGACCGCAGCTCACCCCAAGGCCGCAGCGGCCCTGGTGGCGGTCGCGGTTACCGGCCAGTGGGGATCCACCGTACCGGTGGACGCCACCGGCCATGCCGTGGGCGACTGCATGTCGTGGATGGACACCCGAGGCGCCGCCCTGGCAGCCGCGCAGGTGGGGGGCCGGGTCAAAATCGAGGGATTCGGCCCAACGAAGGCACTGCGCTGGATCCACCGCTCGGGTGGCGCCCCCAGCACCGAGGGCAACGATCCATTGGGCCACCGCCTCTACATGGCCACCCATCAGCAGGACCTGTACAACCGGACCGCAGCCTTCGTCGAACCCCTCGACTACCTCGTTGGCCGATTCACCGGCCGGGTGGCGGCATCGCGCCCCTCGATGGCCCTGTCGTGGCTCACCGACAACCGGGGAGACGACACGTGCTCCTACGATCCCAAGTTGGTCGCCCTGGCGGGCACGGATCCAGCCAAACTGCCGCCCCTGCTGGCGGCCGGCTCGGTGGTGGGAACCGTGCTGGCGGAGGTGGCCGCGGTAATGGGCATCGCCTCGGACCTCCCGGTACTGACCGCCATTCCCGACCTGCATGCCGTCACGCTCGGCTCTGGAGCGATCGGCGATTACGAAGGACACGTGTCGATCTCAACGTCGGCGTGGATCGGCTGTCACGCACCCTCCAAGAAAACGTCCCTCATGAAGATGATGGCCACCATCCCGGCCGCTTTGCCCGGTCGTTACGTGCTGGCAAACAACCACGACACCGCAGGCGTGTGCCTCGAGTGGGCACGGGGGCTGCTGGTCAACCCCACCGATGGCCTCACAACCCCGATCACCGAGTCTTACGAGGACCTGGTCGCCGTCGCAGCCACGGCGGAGCCCGGCAGCGGCGGCGTGTTGTTTGCTCCTTGGCTCAACGGTGAACGGTCGCCCGTGGCCGATGCCAACCTGCGAGGCGGATTCCACGGACTGTCGTTGTCGACCACCCGGGCGGATCTGATCCGGTCGGTACTCGAGGGCGTGGCCCACAACGCGAGGTGGCTGCTCGAAGAGTCCGAGAAGTTCCTTGGCTCGTCGCTGGGTGAGCTGCGGGGCGTCGGGGGCGGCGCACAGTCCGACCTCTGGTGTCAGATCCACGCAGACGTGATGAACCGTCCCATCCACCGCATCGAGGCCCCGCTGATGGCCACCGTACGCGGCGCCGCGCTGTTTGCCGGGGTCTCACTGGGCCTCATCAGCACCGATGACATCGCCTCGGTGGTGCCGGTTGAACGCGTGTTCCGACCAGACCCGTCCACCCGGCACGTCTACGACGCCATGTACGCCGAGTTCCTCAAGCTGCATAAGATCGAAGCCAAGATGTACACACGGCTGGCCAAGCTGAGATGACCACCGAGGTGCTGGCCCCGCCGACCCACGGCCCGTCGATCGACCTGTTCGGCCGCACCTATCCCGTTGCGCTGCCAAGGCGGGGCGACCCACGCCTGGCGGTGGCGGCGGTGATCATCAGCGTGCAGATCCTGGGCCAGACCGTGCTGGGCTTCAACCTGTCGATCGCCCAGATTTTGATCTCGATCGGCGTTGCCGGGGGGCTCGACCTGGTGCTGGTGGCGTGGGAGCAGGGCATCATCGCGTGGCCCGCCTCGGCGTTGCTCACCGGCAATGGCGTCGCGCTGATCATGCGGGTCCCGGGCACCGAGCACGGCGACTGGTGGAGCACCCGGGGCTGGCCGATCTTCGCCTCCACCGCTGCGGTGGCCGTGCTGTCGAAGTACGTCACCCGGGTCGGGGGTCGACCACTGCTCAACCCATCCAATGGTGCGTTGGTTGTGGCGTTCCTCCTGTTCGGCTCCAACCTGGCCGACCCGCAGGACCTCTGGTGGGGGCCATGGTCGTTGGGGCTGGCGCTGACCTACGTGATCATCGTGGGTGCCGGGGTGGCCCTGACCCGACGAATCGGCACCCAGCGCGTGGTGTGGCCGTTCGTCATCACCTACGCGACGTCGTTGGCCATCGTTGCCGCGTCCGGCCACTCGATGACCGCCCGCTGGAGCGTCGGCCCGGTGACCGGATGGAGTTGGTGGTGGATCGTCGTCGCATCGCCAGAGGTGTTCATCTTCTTGTTCTTCATGATCACCGACCCCCCCACAGCGGCGAAGGGCAAGGTGGGCGGCGCCGTCTACGGGGCCGTCGTCGGTCTGCTCGCCGCCACGCTCATGGCGGCTCAGGGCACCGAGTTCGCCACCAAGGTGGCCTTGCTCGGCGCCCTCACGCTGGTGTGCTTGTTCCGCCCACTCATCGAGCGACTCACACCAAGCCCCGGCGACCCGAGCGACGATGTTCGGGCCGGTCTTGGGCGCTTGGCACACCGAGTCGGCCCGGGCCACCCCCGTGTCACCGCAGCAGCCATGTCCGGGGTGGCTGTGCTGCTGGCCGCCGCCATGCTCACCGGCGCCGGCATGGGGCAGCGGACGCCCGTCTCCGCAGCCGAGGTTGCACGGCCCGACGTGTCATCACTGGTCGGCACTCCGCCAAAGGCCACCCTGGACCCCTCGGTGGCCGAACTGATCCCCGGGTTCGACCAGGCCCAGGCCGACCAACTGGTCAACGACCTGGCTGCCGATCTGGTGATCGAGGCCGAGGCCATCGACGCCGGTGAACCCGCACCGTTGGCTTCGGCGCTCATCGGGCCACGGCTGGAGGCGGCCCGAGTCGCCATCGACCCCACCCTCGCCACGCCTACCGACACGTCCTCGGAGCCCGGAAGCACCAACCTGCCCGGCAGCCTCCCAGGCGTTGAGGAGCCTGCGGGCACCCCACCCACCCCGGGCCAACGTGTGGGCCTGAAGGAGGCCAAGGTGACCATCGTTCGCACCAGCGACAGTCCTCAGGCACTCCCCAGCCTTGCGGTGCTCGCCGATGGCACCGCCGATGATGTCGAGTTCTCCTCGGCGTTCGTCATGACCAAGCCCGGTGATTCCTACCTGCTGGTCGACGTGGTCGACCCGACCACCCTGCCCGGCAGCTGACCGACGGTCGAAACCATCGGGTTGCCACGGCGGACCGGAGTAGACCGCTTGGCTTCAGGGCAGCCACTCGACTCCGGAACACCCAGCCGTGGTCGGTAGGCTGGTCGGCACAACGTGCCGAAGAGCACACCCCCCCCCCACATGGACACATGGAGCGACACATGGCTGATCTCGGATTCGACAACAAGGTGGCGATCATCACCGGCGCCGGCGGTGGGCTGGGCCGCCAACATGCCCTGGAGCTCGCCCGGCGCGGCGCACGCATCGTGGTCAACGACCTCGGTGGTTCGTTGGACGGCGTCGGGCACGCGGATGGGCCCGCCGACCAGGTCGTCGCCGAGATCGAGGCTCTGGGAGGCGAAGCCATCGCCAACACCGACTCGGTGGCCACCCCCGAGGGCGGCGAGGCCATCGTCGCCTCTGCGGTCGAGGCCTTCGGCACCGTCGACATCGTGATCAACAACGCAGGCATCCTGCGTGACAAGACGTTCCACAACATGACCCCGGAACTGATCGACGCCGTCATCGACGTGCACCTGCGCGGCGCCTTCTACACCACGCTTCCCGCCTACAAGATCATGCGCGAGAAGAACTACGGCCGCATCGTCAACACCACCTCCAACAGCGGCCTGCTCGGCAACTTCGGCCAAAGCAACTACGGCGCCGCCAAGCTGGGCCTGGTTGGCTTCACGCGGGTGCTGGCCAACGAGGGCGCCAAGCGCAACATCAAGGTCAACGCCATTGCACCCGTCGCCAAGACCCGCATGACCGAGGAACTGTTTGGCGCCGCCGGCGACCTGATGGCCCCAGAGGCCATCTCCCCCACCGTGGCATGGCTGGCCCACGAGGACGTGCCGGTGTCCGGCGAGGTGTTCTCCGTGGCCGGTGGATACGTGGCCCGCTACTTCATCGGCCTCACCGAGGGCTGGTTCTCGCCCGGCCACACCGTGGAGGATGTGCGCGACAACTTCGAAGCGATCCGCGACGATTCCAATTACGACATCTTCGCCGACCCGTCCGGCGAGCTCATGAAGCTCATGGGCCTGCTGAGCCCCTCCGAGGACTGAGCCCACGCAAGACCTTCTGGGAAGCAACTCGTTGTGGGTTCTTGTTACCGAGACTCGAGGTCGATCGGCGAGCCCGATCGGGTGACGGTGTCGTCGACCCGTTGGTACAAGCCCGCTGCGGTGAACAGCTGAACCCGGGTGGTTCCCGCCGAACCCCCGGGCGAGCTCACCACCACATCCGGGACACCGTCGCCATCGGCATCCAACCACTCCACGTCGACGACCAGCGAGCGCGGCACCGACACGCCCAATGGGAATGCCGCTGCGCCTCTCAACGAGGCCCATACTTGTGAGCTGTCTGCCGTGCGGCCCGTGACCGCCAGGCGTTCCACCAGGATTTCCCCTGCACGTGGCTTGGAGGCTCCTTTGACGACCGGGTCGGGAAGCACCGCCGCCTGCACCTCGCGAAGGTCGTCCGACTGTGGGAGGTTCACCACCGGAAGCGGCTTGGACGGATCGGCGTTCTCGAAGCCGGTGGCCGCCCAGCCATCGTCGGACCGAACGAGCACCACCAGGTCATCGTCGCCATCGCCGTCGACATCCCCCAGGTCAACCGGGAGCGTCCCAGGCGCGACAGCTCCCCCGGGGGGCCTGGCCACCGCGGCGGTGCCGTCGGGCAGGCTCCAGTGCAGCCGGCCGAACGGATCGGCGTGCACAAGAATCGGCGCTGAGGCATGGCCGTCGTTCGGGTAGTGCTGCAACGTGGCTGGAGAGCGACCGAGCCACCACCTCGACACAACCGTGTCCCTCGGCGGCACCGACGAACCGGTTGCGGGAGCGGACGTCGAAGTCGAAGTCGAAGTCGAAGTCGAAGTCGATGTCGGCGCCCCAAGGGTGACCGATGTACTGGTGACGGCGGCGGTTGTTGTGCTGGTGCTGGTGCTGGTGGCAGTGGGGTCAACACCGTCGGCCCTTCCCGGCAGCGGACCGGTGGCTGCGAAGCTCACCGCCTTGGCCGACGCCGGTGGCCCGATCATGCCATCCCAGCCCTGGGGCACCACCACGTCGCGACAGCCCAGGTCGGTCCCCTTGCCGAACCCCACCGGGGGTGCCTCGACACACACCGACGCAGGGCCGGGATGGGCGGGCACCACCTGATCGACCCCGTTCTTCAGGTCGGGGCGGGAACCCAGAACCGAAAGGAGATCGGACCGGATCACGTCGGGTTGAAGTTTGGTCGCATCCCCCCGGATCGACGCGTTCATCGACGGGTCTCCATCCGGGTCGCTCACCCAACCCGTGATCTGCACACCACCCTCGACGGCCTCAACCCGGTCGAGGGCCGATCTGGTGTCGTGCAACGTCGATTCCGGCAACCGCTCGCCTCCTACGCTCGCCCCTCCCCAGTCGACGAAGGCAACGGTCACGTACAGGTCGACGCCGTCATCGACGGCACCGACTGCGACGTGGCTGTAGGGTCCCAGCACGTTGTCGCGGTGCTTGGGGGAATCGTAAAAGGCCTGGTCCAAGGCGGTCAGCACCGCTGGTCCCAACACCTGCGCCGATCCGGAATGTCCGACGTTCTCACCGGTGAGGACCCACGGCAGTCCTGGCACCGAGCCGGGATACGGGCTGAGGTCGGCTCGGTGCGAGATTCCGTCGGCCGCCGCCTGATGCTGTGCCCACTCCCGAGCAGCGGGGATCACCTGGGGTGCGAGCAGTAAGGGGCGCAGCCCCGCCTGTTGACGCCGCTGGTTGACCAACCAGGCCAGGTCCTCCTCGACGGCTGCCCGGTCCTCGACGCCGATCCGCCCCGGCGGGACCGGCGCCGAATGAGCTGCTCCACCCACAGCCGGGATGAGGGTCGAGCCCTCCGCTCCCGCCGGGTTGATCGTCACCGCCAGCGCCACGCACGCCAGAGTCACCGCCGCGATCGCCCCACGCCGGACCAAGGAACGGTTGCGGTCAGTTGGCGCGATACCAGGCAACATCGGAGGGCTCCAGCGGGGTGTTGCCCAGGATCAGATCGGCAGCCTTCTCGGCCAGCATCATCACCGGGGCGTAGATGTTCCCGTTGGTCACATACGGCATGGAAGAAGCATCCACCACCCGCAAGCCCTGCGTGCCGCGGACCCGCAACGTGTCCGGGTCCAACACCGATGTTTCGTCGGTACCCATACGGGCGGTACACGACGGATGCAACGCCGTCTCTGCGTCCTTGGCCACCCACTCCAGGATCTGCTCGTCCGTCTTCACCGTCGGGCCGGGCGAGAGTTCGCCGCCATCAAAGGGCCCAAAGGCATCCTGGCTCAAAATATTGCGGGTCACCCGGATCGCCTCCACCCACTCACGCCGGTCCTGTTCGGTCGACAGGTAGTTGAACCGGATCGCCGGGTGTGTCCGCGGGTCGGTACTGGTGATCCTCACGGTGCCCCGCACGTCGGAGTACATCGGCCCGACGTGCACCTGATAGCCGTGCCCCTTGGTTGGGGTGGTGCCGTCGTAGCGGATCGCAAGCGGAAGGAAGTGGTACATGAGGTTGGGGTAGGCCACCTCATCGTTGCTGCGCACAAACCCGCCGGCTTCGAACTGGTTGGAGGTGGCCGGGCCCTTGCGGAACAGCCATTGGAGGCCGATCCACGGGCGCCGCCACTTGGACAGGTGAGGCTGCATCGACACCGGCTGGGTCGACGAGTGCTGGATGTACACCTCCAGGTGGTCCTGCAGGTTGGCGCCGACACCGGGCACGTCGGCAACCACGTCAATCCCGAGACTCCGCAGATGTTCCGCTTCGCCCACGCCGGAGAGCTGGAGCAGTTGCGGCGAGTTGAACGCGCCTCCGCACAGGATCACCTCGGCTGCGTTGGCGGTGTGGCGTTTGCGCCCGGCGGTGAAGTTGACCCCGGTGGCGCAGGTACCGTCGAAGTTGATGGTGGTGGCCATGGCCCGCGTGACCACGGTGAGGTTGGTCCGGCTCATCACCGGGTGGAGGTAGGCCCGGGCTGCAGAGAGGCGGCGGCCCCTATGCACGTTGCGATCGAACTCGGCGAAACCCTCCTGCTGATAGCCGTTGACATCGCTGGTGCGGGGGTAGCCGGCCTGCCCCGTGGCCTCGAAGAACGCCTGGCACAGCGGGTTGGCTGCATCGGCCCGTTCGAGGATCAAGGGCCCGTCGTCGCCCCGATAGTCGTCGCCGCCCGCCAGGGTGGTCTCCATACGTTTGAAGTACGGCAGGCAGTGGGCGTAGTCCCAACGTTGCATGCCCGGGTCGGCCGCCCACCGCTCATAGTCCATCGGGTTGCCGCGCTGGAAGATCATCCCATTGATCGACGATGACCCACCCAGCACCTTGCCGCGAGCGTGGTACACCCGGCGCCCGCCCATGTGGGGCTCGGGTTCGGTCTCGTACTTCCAGTCGTAAAGGCGGCTGCCGATCGGAAACGAGAACGCCGCCGGCATGTGGATGAACACGTCCCACTTCGAGTCGTTACGGCCCGCCTCCAGCACCAGCACCTTGGTGGCCGGGTCGGCCGACAAACGGTTGGCCAACGCGGAGCCGGCGGAGCCGCCGCCGACGATCACGTAGTCCCAATCGGTCGACTCGATGTCGCTGGTGGTGCTCATCTGCTGATCCTCCTGCCTCCGCTGAAGAAGCGAACGCTGTGGTCTCGTGCGCTCATCAGTACGGCGCCTCGACATCGCCGGTCTCCACATAGACGGCCTTGCGTTGGGTGTAATGCTCGAATGCCGCCATCGAGTTCTCTCGCCCGATACCCGACCAGTTGACCCCTCCGAACGGCATCTCAATCGGGGTCAGGTTGTAATTGTTGATCCACACGGTTCCTGCTTGCAGCGCCGCCGCCACCCGATGCCCCCGGGAGAGGTCCCGGGTGAACACGCCGGCCGCCAACCCGTAGGGAGTGGCGTTGGCACGGGCGATCACCTCGTCCTCGTCATCGAAGACGAGGACGGCCATGACCGGCCCGAAGATCTCGTCGGTGACGATCGTCATGGCGTCGGTGCATTCGGTAAACACGGTGGGCTCCACGAAGTATCCGTCGGCCATGGCACCCTCGGTGCGGCGGGCTCCGCCGACGGCCACGGTGGCGCCGGCCGCCTTCCCGGCCGCCATATAGCCGGCGACCTTGGCCAGATGATCGGCGCTGATCAGTGCCCCCACGTCGGTGGTCGGGTCCAGCGGGTCGCCCACCACCATCTTTTCGGTGCGCTCCACCAGCTTGGCGACGAACTCATCGTGGATGCCGGCCTGCACGAACACCCGGGTGCCGTTGGAGCACACCTCGCCCTGCGTGTAGAAGTTGCCCATCAGCGCACCCGAAACCGCGTTGTCGACGTCGGCGTCGTCGAAGACGACCAGCGGCGATTTGCCACCGAGTTCCAGGGTGACGGCCTTCAGCGTTTCCGCGGCCGCCGCCATGACCGCCTTGCCGGTGCCCACCTCACCGGTGAGGCTCACCTTGGCAACGTCCAGGTGGGCCACGAGCGCCCGTCCGGTTCGGGCGTCGCCCTGCACCACGTTGAACACCCCGGGAGGGACGCCCGCCTCGGTATAGATCGCCGCCAATTCCAGCGCCGACAACGGGGTCAGCTCGGCCGGTTTGAAAACCATCGTGTTTCCGGCAGCCAACGCCGGAGCCGACTTCCAGCACGCGATCTGGATCGGATAGTTCCAGGCGCCGATGCCGGCACACACACCCAGCGGTTCGCGTCGCACGTAGACGAAGTTGTCGCCCAAGGTGACATGCTCGCCGGTCAACGTGGCTGCCGCCCCTGCGAAGTACTCGATGGCGTCGGCCCCGGACAGCACGTCCACTGTGGAGGCCTCGGCGATCGGCTTTCCGGTGTCGGCCACCTCGATGCGGGCCAACTCCTCGTTGCGTTCACGCAGCAGCGCCGCAGCCCGATTGAGGATGCGTCCCCGCTCGGCGCCGGTGCGGGCGGCCCAGGCAGGAAACGCCGCCCGGGCCGAGGCAACCGCCAGGTCGACGTCAGCATCGCTCGCCTGATGCACCTGAGCGAGCACCGCGCCGGTGGCCGGGTTGAACGTGGGAAACCGCTCTCCCGAGGTGGCGCCAGTCGTGTGACCATCGACATAGAGCTGGGCCTCCGCCTCAATTCCAGCCGTGCTCGCAGCGGTCGTTGATGGCTCACCGGGCGTATCGCTCATACGGCCGACCCTACCGGTCCTGGCTTCGGCACCGAACGTGTCGCAGCGCCGGCCGGGCGCCGACGACGCAGGATTCGGCACCCTGCGAGCGGACCCACCGGTACGCTGCGAGCCATGAGTCACCAGCCGCTTTCCCACCAGGTGAACCCTCGCGACGTGCTGGCGCTGGATGCGCTGTTGAACCAGGACGAGGTTCTGCTGCGCGATACCGTCCGACGGTTCGTCGGCGATCGGATCCTGCCCGAAGTCGCCGACTGGTACGAGCGCGGCACGTTTCCCAAGGAGATGGCGCTCGAATTCGGCAGGCTTGGCCTGCTCGGCATGCACCTGGAGGGGTACGGCTGTGCCGGCACCAGCGCCACCGCCTACGGGCTGGCCTGCCTGGAGCTGGAGGCGGGCGATTCCGGTGCCCGCAGCTTCGTATCGGTGCAGGGCAGCCTGGCGATGTTCCCCATCTGGGCCTTCGGGTCCGAGGACCAGAAGCAGCGCTGGCTGCCGGCGATGGCGACCGGCGAGGCAATCGGCTGCTTCGGGCTGACCGAACCCGACTCCGGCTCCGACCCCAGCTCGATGCGCACCTTCGCCAAGCAGCAGCCCGGCGGCGACTGGATCCTCAACGGCACCAAGATGTGGATCACCAACGGCTCGGTCGCCGACGTGGCCGTGGTGTGGGCGGGCACCGACGATGGGGTGCGCGGCTTTGTCGTCCCCACCGACACGCCCGGATTCTCGGCCCCGGAGATCCACCGGAAGGTGTCGCTGCGGGCGTCGATCACCTCCGAGCTGGTCATGGACAACGTGCGGCTTCCGGCCGACGCGGTGCTGCCCGGCGTACGAGGCATGAAGGGGCCGCTGTCGTGCCTCAACGAGGCCCGATTCGGCATCCTCTTCGGTGCCTGCGGCGCCGCCCGTGCCTGTTACGAGGCGGCGTTGGACTACGCCGGCGAGCGGGTGCAGTTCGACCGGCCGATCTCGTCGTTCCAGCTGACCCAGCGCAAGCTGGTCGAGATGATGGTGGCGGTCCAACGGGGCACGCTCGTGGCGATGCACCTTGGCAGGATGAAAGACGCCGGCACCCTGGCCACGCCGCACGTCAGCTTCGGCAAGATGGACAACGTGGCCATGGCCAGGGAGGTGGCCGGCACCGCCCGGTCGGTGCTGGGTGCCAACGGCATCACGCTGGAGTACCCGGTGATGCGCCACATGAACAACCTGGAGTCGGTGTACACCTACGAGGGCACCAACGAGATCCACACGCTGATCCTCGGCCAGGCCATCACCGGCCAGGCTGCCTTCTCATGAGCGCCGAGACCGGACGTCCGCTGCCCGGTCACCCAACTCCCGGCCACCCAACCGCGATCATCACGTCGGCCGACGGCCTCGAGTTGGCGCTGTGGCACCTCGGCGGCGAGGGGCCGCCGCTGTTGCTGGCCCACGCCACCGGGTTTGCCGGCGGGATCTGGCAGCCGGTTGCCGCCCACCTGACCGACGGTGCCTCGTGCTGGGCGGTCGACTTTCGGGGCCACGGCCACTCCCCCGCCAAGCCGGACGACATGGTGTGGACCCGGGTTACCGAGGACGCCATCGCCGCCGCCGAGTACATCGTCGAGGCCACCGGCACCCCGGTCGGCGCCGCCGGGCACTCGATGGGCGGAGCAGCCGTGCTGGCTGCCGCCGCACGTCGCCCCGAGCTGTTCACCGCACTTTGGGCCTACGAGCCGATCATCTTTCCTCCCGCCGAGGAGCTGGGCATCCCTCCGGGAGCCGACCTGCCCGACCCCGAGGACAGCCCGCTGGCGGTCGGCGCCCTGCGCCGCCGCTCAACCTTCGACAGTCGCATCGTGGCCCGCACCAACTTCTCCACCAAGGCCCCGCTCAACGTGTTCTCGGCGGCGGCGATGGAGGCCTACCTCACCTGGGGGTTCGCCCCGGCCGACCCCGCCTCGGATCAACCCGACGGGCCGATCTGCCTGCGCTGCACCCCCGAGGTGGAATCCCGCACCTACGTCGAGGGGTCGAGGCATTCGTTCTGGAGCGAGGTGCCCTCGATCGAACGTCCGGTCACTGTGGCACTGGGACGAGTCGAGAGCTTCACGCCGTCGGGCTTTGCCGGCCACATCGCCAATCACATCCCCGGCGCCATGCTGGAGCCGCACCCCGACCTGGGTCACTTCGGCCCCATGCAGGTGCCCGACGCCATCGCCGGCTCGATCACTGCAGCGTTGTTGCCGGTCTGACGGCGCGCCCGCAGTGATGGCACCCATGCTCGATCTGGGTGTGATCGCTGTGGACCGGGTCACAGCGATCACACCCAGATCGACCGCGGGTGGCTTTACTGTGCGGGCCGGACCGGCACTCAGCATGTCGGCCCCGTCCACCAAGTGCTCCTCAGCGCCGCCGTAGCCGGCAATGCCTGGGCATGGTCGCCGAGCAGCATCTCGGTGGCCAGACCAGCTGGTCAAGAGCCGGCGTCTGGTCGATGTGGGTCGCCATCGTCGCTTACCTGGTGCGGAGCGACCCTCAGCGACCTCTCGCAGCCCTATCGTGTCGGTTCGGCTGAGTTCGGCCGGCACTGTCACCGGGCTCCCATACCATGACCTCATGGCGTTCGACCTGCCCAAAACACTGAGCCCCTCCAAGGTCTCCACCTTCACCGACTGCGCGCTCTCATTTCGCTTCTCGGCCGTCGAGCGGCTGCCGGAGCCTCCATCGATTGCCGCCGAGCGGGGCACGCTGGTGCACCGGGCGCTCGAGCATCTCTATGTGTTGACGCCTGCCGACCGCACCCCCGATGCCGCAGCGGCGTGCCTCGACCAGGCCGCCCTGGAGGCCTGGGACGATCCCGATGTTCAGGCCCTGGGCCTGGACGACGCCGGCAAAGCCACCTTCCAGGCAGAGGCCGCAGAGATGACCCAGCGCATCTTCATGCTGGAGGACCCCACCCGGGTCAACGCCGTAGGGCTCGAGCTGCGTATGGAGACCGAACTCGCGGGCACACGCCTCCGCGGCATCATCGACCGCCTGGAGCTCACCACCGACGGCGAACTGGTGGTCACCGACTACAAGACCGGGCGGCCACCCTCCGAGCGCTACGAGCAGTCGAAGCTGGGCGGGGTGCATCTCTACTCGCTGTTGTGTGAACGGGTGCTGGGCCGACGACCCGCCCGGGTTCAGCTGCTGTTTCTCGGGAAGAACCCGCAGGCGATCATCGCCACCCCAAGCGAACAGTCCACCAAGGGGCTGGAACGTCGCGTGGGCGCAATTTGGACGGCGGTCGTGCGGGCCTGCGAGCACGAGGACTTTCGCCCAAAGCCAGGCCCGCTGTGCAATTGGTGCGCGTTCGCCAAGTACTGCCCCACCCAGGGCGGAGACCCCGCTCAAGCGGCGGTCGAACTGGGTAGCAAGCCCACCCGCCCCAGCTGACCGTGGCGCTCCCCACACCACGGGACTCCCTCGGGGAGCCTTGCGGTGCGAACCCTTCAGCCGGCCCGGCATCACGCGTACCATCACTCCGATGAACGAATCGGTCATTCCTCCACTTCCTGGATTTGGCGAGCCGGTCAAGGCCGCACCGGAGCCAAAATCGGCAGGGCTCATCGGCGTTCCAGCGTGGGTCGACCACGTCGACGGCAGGATTGATTCGTGGTGGGACCGGCTGCGCGGTCACGATCCGGTGGATCGCACGGTCTTTGGGCTGACGGAAGCGGCCAACCATGGCG
Above is a genomic segment from Candidatus Microthrix parvicella Bio17-1 containing:
- the betA gene encoding choline dehydrogenase yields the protein MSTTSDIESTDWDYVIVGGGSAGSALANRLSADPATKVLVLEAGRNDSKWDVFIHMPAAFSFPIGSRLYDWKYETEPEPHMGGRRVYHARGKVLGGSSSINGMIFQRGNPMDYERWAADPGMQRWDYAHCLPYFKRMETTLAGGDDYRGDDGPLILERADAANPLCQAFFEATGQAGYPRTSDVNGYQQEGFAEFDRNVHRGRRLSAARAYLHPVMSRTNLTVVTRAMATTINFDGTCATGVNFTAGRKRHTANAAEVILCGGAFNSPQLLQLSGVGEAEHLRSLGIDVVADVPGVGANLQDHLEVYIQHSSTQPVSMQPHLSKWRRPWIGLQWLFRKGPATSNQFEAGGFVRSNDEVAYPNLMYHFLPLAIRYDGTTPTKGHGYQVHVGPMYSDVRGTVRITSTDPRTHPAIRFNYLSTEQDRREWVEAIRVTRNILSQDAFGPFDGGELSPGPTVKTDEQILEWVAKDAETALHPSCTARMGTDETSVLDPDTLRVRGTQGLRVVDASSMPYVTNGNIYAPVMMLAEKAADLILGNTPLEPSDVAWYRAN
- a CDS encoding SDR family oxidoreductase, with protein sequence MADLGFDNKVAIITGAGGGLGRQHALELARRGARIVVNDLGGSLDGVGHADGPADQVVAEIEALGGEAIANTDSVATPEGGEAIVASAVEAFGTVDIVINNAGILRDKTFHNMTPELIDAVIDVHLRGAFYTTLPAYKIMREKNYGRIVNTTSNSGLLGNFGQSNYGAAKLGLVGFTRVLANEGAKRNIKVNAIAPVAKTRMTEELFGAAGDLMAPEAISPTVAWLAHEDVPVSGEVFSVAGGYVARYFIGLTEGWFSPGHTVEDVRDNFEAIRDDSNYDIFADPSGELMKLMGLLSPSED
- a CDS encoding CAP domain-containing protein; translation: MTLACVALAVTINPAGAEGSTLIPAVGGAAHSAPVPPGRIGVEDRAAVEEDLAWLVNQRRQQAGLRPLLLAPQVIPAAREWAQHQAAADGISHRADLSPYPGSVPGLPWVLTGENVGHSGSAQVLGPAVLTALDQAFYDSPKHRDNVLGPYSHVAVGAVDDGVDLYVTVAFVDWGGASVGGERLPESTLHDTRSALDRVEAVEGGVQITGWVSDPDGDPSMNASIRGDATKLQPDVIRSDLLSVLGSRPDLKNGVDQVVPAHPGPASVCVEAPPVGFGKGTDLGCRDVVVPQGWDGMIGPPASAKAVSFAATGPLPGRADGVDPTATSTSTSTTTAAVTSTSVTLGAPTSTSTSTSTSTSTSAPATGSSVPPRDTVVSRWWLGRSPATLQHYPNDGHASAPILVHADPFGRLHWSLPDGTAAVARPPGGAVAPGTLPVDLGDVDGDGDDDLVVLVRSDDGWAATGFENADPSKPLPVVNLPQSDDLREVQAAVLPDPVVKGASKPRAGEILVERLAVTGRTADSSQVWASLRGAAAFPLGVSVPRSLVVDVEWLDADGDGVPDVVVSSPGGSAGTTRVQLFTAAGLYQRVDDTVTRSGSPIDLESR
- a CDS encoding xylulokinase, translated to MTISTPSNPASSTTPGPDDPVVLAVDLGTGGPKVALVSLGGPIIGSAYRRVEPKVASDGTATQSPDEWWTAVTDGAAELTAAHPKAAAALVAVAVTGQWGSTVPVDATGHAVGDCMSWMDTRGAALAAAQVGGRVKIEGFGPTKALRWIHRSGGAPSTEGNDPLGHRLYMATHQQDLYNRTAAFVEPLDYLVGRFTGRVAASRPSMALSWLTDNRGDDTCSYDPKLVALAGTDPAKLPPLLAAGSVVGTVLAEVAAVMGIASDLPVLTAIPDLHAVTLGSGAIGDYEGHVSISTSAWIGCHAPSKKTSLMKMMATIPAALPGRYVLANNHDTAGVCLEWARGLLVNPTDGLTTPITESYEDLVAVAATAEPGSGGVLFAPWLNGERSPVADANLRGGFHGLSLSTTRADLIRSVLEGVAHNARWLLEESEKFLGSSLGELRGVGGGAQSDLWCQIHADVMNRPIHRIEAPLMATVRGAALFAGVSLGLISTDDIASVVPVERVFRPDPSTRHVYDAMYAEFLKLHKIEAKMYTRLAKLR